CTGCTTGGAGCCGATGCTATAAATAAGGAGCTTGTAAGCGGTACCATAAAGGTCCTACTTGGTCACCCAATCTACAGGGACCAAGTAATTAATGGTAAGTTCATCGGAAACGCACTCGCTTTAGCTATGGTGATATTCATTGGTTTCATTTTCACAATATCCCTGGCCTTAACTTTTGGAATTCCAATGGCAGGATTGTCCATAGCTAGACTGCTCATTCTCTCCCTGTTGGTTTTACTTTACACCCTCGTCTTTCTCAGCATTGGTATCATGATATCCTCCCTAATTAGAAGTCCAGAAACTGCAATGCTGATAGGGATTGGAATAACGTTGTTCTTCATCCTAATATACCCAATAGTTAGTTCACAAGTTGCAAGGTCAATAGTTGGCCCGATGCCTGAGTGCAATCCTGCGACAGTTCAAGAACCAGTGGTTGTTGGAACGGAACCAATCGCAATCGGTGGATCTATGAACTACTGTGAAGACTTATGGAGGGAGTGGAGAGAAAATGTACAAAAATGGGAAAAAAGATTGAATATACTAAATCCAACAATGCATTTCGCCCAGCTCATGATTTACACGTTTGCTGGAGACGAGGAGACCAACGATTACCTACCACTAGGTGAAAGTTTAAGTTACGGCATCAATAATTTCGCTATCCTCGTCGTTGAGTTACTATTTCCCTTCTCTATAGCCTATGTGAGGTTCATGACCAGGGATTTACGTTAGCTTTTTCTCCTTTAAAACCTTCTCCATCCTGTCCATTGCCTCCTCAAGCTTTTCGTAGGCAGTTGCGTAGCTTATCCTTACGTATCCCTCTCCAGCCTTTCCAAACGCGCTCCCTGGAACTACGGCAACCTTAGCTTCCATGAGCATGAGCTCGCTGAACTCCTTGCTACTTAGTCCTGTGTCCTTTATCCTCGGGAAGATGTAAAATGCTCCCTTTGGCTTAACTGTAGGAAGCCCCATCTCATTGAGTCTCTTCCATACTAGTTTTCTCCTTCTGTCGTACTCTTTCCTCATCTCTTCAACAGCCTTCCAGCTCCTCTCATCTCTTAAAGCCTTAGCTGCCGCGTATTGAATGAATGTTACTGGACATGTTGCGTTATACATCTGGAACTTAACCATCTTCTCTATTATCCAGGAAGGAGCCGCAACAAAGCCGAGCCTCCAGCCAGTCATTGCAAATGTCTTTGAGAAGCCATTAACTGTTATCGTTCTCTCGAACATTCCATCAAGGGAGGCTATGCTGTAATGCTTTGCATCATCGTATATGAAATGCTCGTAAACTTCATCGCTTATGATGATCAAATCATGTTCCACCGCAAAATCGGCTATCTCCTCAAGATCCTTCTTAGTGAGGACAGCACCAGTTGGATTACATGGAGAGTTTATGATTAAAGCTCTCGTTTTTTCTGTAACATACTTTTTAAGCTCATCAACGTTTAACCTGAACTCGTCCTCCTCGTAAGTTGGAACCTCAACAGGTTTACCTCCAGCCAATATTACTGCAGGAGCGTAGCTCACGAAAGCTGGTGTTGGAATTAGAACTTCCTCTCCCTCCTTGAGAAACGCCGAAAGACCCATTAAAAATGCCTGATTTGCCCCAACTAAAACCATTATCTCAGTCTTTGGATCAGCCTCTATTCCATTCTGCTTTTTTAACTTTTCTGCTATTGCCTCCCTTAACTCGGGCAGCCCTATGTTGGGCCCATAATGAGTTAATCCCTTGTCAAGGGCCTCCTTAGCATACTCTTTGATATGTTCCGGGGTATCGAAGTCTGGTTCTCCTATTCCCAGGGATATCACGTCTTTCATTCCGGCAGCTATGTCGAAGAGCCTTCTAATTTCAGAAACGCTAATCAAGTCTAGCTTATCGCTTATCGCCATCAAGCATCACCACATACATGTTGGAAGAGAAGCTTAAAAATACATTTCCCTCCTCCAGTCAATAATTTTTACAAACAAGTAAAAGATCTGTCTCCAATTTTCTAACGATCTTTCAATATGCCTTGGACAACATTTATAAGCCTTGACAAACCTAAACCAAAATGTTCCATTTGTTGCCACTCTCCGGAGGTGCTTCAATATGGAGCAAAGGGAAAGATGGGCGACAAAGATAGGTTTGATTTTAGCGATGGCCGGTAATGCCATCGGTCTAGGAAACTTCGTCAGATTTCCAACGCAGGTCGCTGGCAACGGTGGAGGAGCATTCATGGTTCCCTACTTCCTAGCGTTGTTCCTTCTTGGAATTCCAGTGATGTGGGTAGAGTGGGTTCAAGGTAGATACGGTGGAAAGTACGGCCACGGTACGCTCGGACCAACGTTCTACTTAATGGCTAGGGAAAGCTTAAAGCCAAGATGGGCACTAATCTTCGGTCTAATTGGAGGAGCGCTAGCATTCGCAACGACAACCTTGCTCAACAGCTACTACCTCCACCTAATTGGATGGTCCGCAGCTTATTCATGGTTCAGCATAACTGGAGCTTATTTCGGAAAGAATACAGCCCAGTTCTTCAGCCAATACTTAAGCAACCACGGATTGGTGTTCCTGTTCTGGGGCATAACGGTAGTCCTACTTGGAATAGCCGTTGGACAGGGTGTAAGCAAGGGAATTGAAAGATGGGTTAAAGTGATGATGCCTTTGCTATACGTGTTCGCAATAATCCTCGTCATCTATGTCTTCGCCCTTGGTTCACCTCTTGGTCAACCACAGTGGTCAACTATAAAGGGATTTGAATTCATATGGTCACCTAACTGGACCTATTTAAAGCAGAACCTCTGGAAGGTCATGCTTGCGGCAAGTGGACAGATATTCTTCACGCTTTCCCTGGGTATGAGTATCATCCAGAACTACGCCTCATATCTGGGTCCAAAGGACGATGTGGCTTTGTCAGGACTAGCTACGGTATCTCTTAATGAGTTCGCTGAGGTGGTTCTCGGTGGATCAATTGCGGTTCCTTTAGCCGTAGCCTATGCACCAAAGATAGTTCCACCAGAAATCCTAGCTAAGGGAAGCGATGCAGCACTCAATTGGATTTCAGAAGAATTCGGTCTTGGATTCTCATACACAAGCTTGCCAAACATATTCGTCCAGATGGGCTCAGCGGGTAGGTTCTTCGGTGCATTGTGGTTCCTACTACTCTGGTTCGCTGGATTTACATCAGCAATTGCAATGTACAACTACCTGACGGCCCTACTTGAGGAAGATCTAGGAATAAAGAGGAGCACTGGAACTTGGATAGTCTTCATAATCTACTTCCTACTAGGAATACCAGTCGTGTACATAAGCGGATACCTTGATCAGGTCGACGCCTGGATAAGCTTCCAGTTAGCACTACTAGCACTCTTCGACATAATAGTTGCAGTCTGGCTCTTCAAGCCCAGTAACTTCTGGAGGGAGCTACACGAGGGGGCTCTCATAAACGTTCCTAAGATCTACAAGTGGATAACCGTGATAATAGCCCCAATATTCATAGCACTTCCATTGTTCGGAACGTTTAAAGACTTGGTTAGTAAGACTCTTGGATTGCCAGCAAAGATAGCCATAATCTCGATGCTGATCATTGGAGCAATAGAGGCATACTATTCAATAAAGAAGAAGTATGGAGAGGAACTTAAGAAGAACGAGGTCATAATAAAGCTGTGAGGTGATACAAATGTGGGCAGTCTACATGGGAATAGCATGGCTCATAATATTCATCATGATGGGTTGGAGCATAAACAAGCTGATGAAGGCCCAGCCTAAGGCTTGACTTTTTAACTATTTCTTTTCTATTCTAATTTTGGAGGTGCACTTTGTGAAGAGTCCAGAGATTTTGAAGGAGGTCTCTGAGAACCTAAAGAGAGCATCAGAAAAGCTTGGAAGGGTAAAAGTTTTGGAGAACAAGAAAAAGGAAAAAGCGATGAAATTGCTGAATGAAGCTTCAGAGAACTTTTTGAGGCTAAGTTCTGAAGTCGAAGTTGACAACGTGGAGATGGCAGAGTTTTTGAGAAAGAGATCGGTAGAGATAAAGAACAACTCAACTGATAGGGCAATAGAAAGAATTGGAGAGAAAGAGTACATGAAAAGTGTCGAAAAGATGAACCTGTACTCAAAAACGGCATTCTATGATTTCAAGAGAAGCATGCTCATGGAACTTAAAAAATTCTATAGGGCATTCATCTTTGGAATGGCCTTATACTTTGTCCTCTCAGGACTTTCAACGAGACCCGAATTTGCCATGACAGCCTTAATTCTCGCAATACCTTCAATACTAGCAATGTTAAGCCTGCAGAGGAGGGGTTACACTGGCCTAATGCTTGCATATGCGGTCTCCCCCATACCAATAATCCAGAGTGCGATCTTGATTAGAATGTTTCATGCTGTAGTTACAAACCCAGAGGCAATAAGGAAAGCTGCCGAAGCCCTTGGAAAAAGTGAGGAGTTCATAGTATTGTATTCCTATGCCGTCATAATCCTCTCATTCCTGGACTTTGCACTCCTAAGTTATGGATTGTATGGACTTTCAAAGCACAGATATGCCTTCCTTTAAAGTTTCCTAATTTTTGCAATGAAGAAGCCACTCGTTCTATGGGTGTCTGGATAGAGCCTTCTAGCATTCCTTATCTCTTCACTTAGCTCAACTCCGAAGGGATTCGTCAAGGCAGGTTCACCATACTTTAGGGGAAGTAGCTCAACATCAAAGTTATCAAGAACCCATTGGATAACGAATTCGTTTTCTTCTGGTTCAAGTGAACATGTTGAATAAACTAGAATACCTCCCGGCTTTAGAACTTCTAAGGCCTTTTCGATCATCTTCATCTGCAACCCTTGGCAGAACTTTATATCCTCAATAGTCCTATTCCACTTCCTTTCTGGATTCTTGTGTATGGTTCCAGATCCCGTGCAGGGAGCATCAAGAAGTATCTTATCAAATTCAACTCCAAGTTCATCTATATGAAGGGATGATGAGTGGAATAGAACTACATTTAGAACACCTAACCTTGAAAGGTTAAGTCTCGTCTCTCTGAGTCTATCCTCATCAACATCGAAAGCATATATTATCCCCTTGTTTTCCATAAGTTGAGCTAGATAACTTGTTTTTCCACCAGGAGCAGCTGCCATGTCGGCAACGATCTCGTTGGGTTTTGGATCTAAGGCCACAGGAGGATACATTGAACTTGCCTCTTGGATGTATATCAGTCCGGTTAGAAATTCTGGGGTTGAAGTTATTGAGAAAGGCTCTCTAGTTAGACAGAAGCCTTCTCTAGCCCAGGGAACCCTTTTAAATTGGAACCCCTTTTTATTCAACCTCTTCGTTAACTCTTGGATTGAAATTTTCAAGGTATTTACCCTGAAGCATCTTGGCAAAGGTTTCTCCATTGCCTCGGCTATCCTTAAGGCCCTCTCACCCCAAAGTTGGTAATACCTGTCAGCGAAAAGCTTTGAGTAGCCAAGTTTTAAAAGCCTCTCAAGCATTGCTCAAGTTACCTTTCAAGTTTCTTAACACCTTCTCTTGTTCCAACTATCACCATATCCGCAATATCAGCAAATATTCCGTTCTCAACGACTCCTGGTATGGTGTTCAGCTCAATCTCCATGTCCAAGGGGTCATCTATCCTTGGGAACTTGGCATCTATTATGAAGTTCCCGTTCTCCGTAACAACGGGACCATCCTTGTTGACTCCCATTCTTAGTTCGGCCTTTGCATTGAATATAGCCAGCTCTTCCGCAACGGCCTTCCAAGCTTGAGGTATGACTTCTATGGGAACGGGCATCTTCTGGCATAGATAATCGACGAGCTTCCTTTCATCCACTAAAACGATGAACATTCCAGCTCTGTACTCGATTATCTTTTCCATTGTTAGAGCTGCCCCCCTTCCCTTTATCAGGTTTAGCTGAGGGTCAACTTCATCAGCCCCATCAATGGCAACATCTATAGCATCAACTTGATCAAGGGATGCTATGGGAATTCCATGCTCAATGGCCAAAAGTTTCGCCTGATAGGACGTTGGAACTCCAATTATATCGGTTATCTCTCCTCTCTTAACCATGTCACCGAGAAATTTTATGAAGTAAGCAGTTGTAGATCCCGTCCCAAGTCCTATGACCATGTCATCTTCAACAAACTTCAATGCTTCCTTAGCGGCAATTCTCTTCATCTCCTCGATTTCCATGGCTCATCCCTTTGAGATGTTATAATACAAGGTGCCATTATAATAGGAAATTGGCTGATAGTTTGTTACAACAGTGTACGTCATTCCAGTGAAGTATAGCCAGAAAAAGAAGAAACTCCAGAACGTTTTTTTCAATATAACTCTCTCATTTTTTAATTCTTCGGGAATATCATCAACAAGTGCCAGCAATATTTTTGGTGAGAGAACGTAGATCCCCCATCCCACGATCCATCCCAGAGGAGCATGAGCTGAGAGGATGCCACTTATTATACCTGCTATTGTGAATATTCCATATGCGATCAACATCATCTTATTCTCTGGATTCACAAGCTCCACCCTCCCATAATGCTGTCCAATTAATGGAGGTGTTTTTTAAATAGTTTTTGCCAACCTTTCCTCAATCTCTTTCAGCTCACTTAAGGCATCAACGCTTAAGAGTCTCTCGAGCTCTTTTCTAGCTTCCCTAGCAAGCTCAAATTTTGATTTGAAATTTCCAATTTCGAACCAACTCACCTTCTTTCCCTTAACTTCAACATCTATATCGCATAACCTTCTGTATCCAAGATATTCAAGTCCTTTGAGGAGAAACTTGATTCTCTTAGGATCCTCCCAGGAGATTAACCTCATCCTATACACGGGAACCTTAAGCATTGGTCTCGGATAATCCCATCCCCAACCAGCTCCAGTAATGTATCCCAATTCTAGATCTTCAACGACAATACTTATCCTTTCTATGTTTTCAAGGTAATGACCAGTTTGATCATAAAGCTTGATTACAATATCATTCCACTCTGGTATTAGATTCAGAAGCATTGCAGGACCCTCTAAGAGGAGCGCTTTATAAATGGTGTGGACATCTTCGCTAAGTATCAGAGTTCTCTCAATGTCCTCAAGTCTAATTGGCCTTGTTAATGGCTTTTTCGTTAACATTATTACTGTTTCAGAGGAATCTGATGTCAAAATAGCCTCTAAAACATCAGTCTCTTTACCTCTAAATTTCTCCAGGAGTGCCTTCTTAATCTCTTCTGGATCTGGAGTTCTGAACAAAATTATTACCCCTCTAGGTCTGATAACTATTCCTTCTGCCTCAATTAATTTAGATAAAATGACCCAAGGCAATGTTCTTGATAGTATAGCCTCCTCGGAGTTAATGAATACTGTATCAAGCTCACCAGATTTCTCAAATGCCTTATGAACATCCATCACTTCCCCGAATCCAAGTGCAATTATTTTCTCCCACCCTTCCTCAACATGTAGAATTGTTGGACCGAACCTAATTAACCTCACATCAAAGCCCCCTCAAAATTCTATACCCTCTGTCATAGTTTACCCAATCAGGATACTTTATCCTAACAATGTTCCATCCTGGGTAGATGATCACATTAATTGAATGAATACCATTTAATCCAAAAAAGGATTTCGGATCATGCCCATATAATTTGAAGTCTGCATCCTTATCTTTCACATCCTCAGGTCTATGGCCCAGTGCAAATTTCTTTCCATGTATCTCAACGATGAAACCAGGTTTGATTAGTATTATCTCATTCTTGAATATTGAACTTATTATGCCGGGATCATCTTCGTTCCCTGGAACGATGTAGACGGTAAATTTAGTTATTATCTCCCTTAACCTCATTAATGCTTTTTCGTATTCATGCCTCATCCAAGGTCTCCTTTCGAGCTTTATATCATCAGCTAAATCACCAGTGTGGATCAAAACATCAGGCTTAATCTTATCCAGTATATCCTGGAGGAGTGGATAGAAGGTAGTCGGAGTATCGCTCACATGGAGTATCTTTTCAGGTGCATCGAAAACCTCCTTGGGAATTTTTAAGCCTTTTCTGAATAACATTTGGATAGGGTAAACTTAAATTTAATTAAAAACGTTTCCATGTGGGGAGACCTATGGAAGAAAAGAAAAGACTTCACCTAATTATTGCCGATTCAGAGCTAGAGACGGTCCCATCAGAGATACTTGATCATCCAGCAATAATTAATTATGCTAAAAGGAGGAAAAAGAAACCCGAAAAGATAATTTTAGACTCAACTTACCACCATGCAGCACTAAGAAAACTTGAAGATGGGGAGAGAAGAGGAAGGCCTGACATAGTTCACATTTGCCTTCTAAATGCCCTGGACAGTATACTTAACAAAGAAGATCGGTTAAGGGTCTACGTCCACACCAGAAATGACTACGTGATCTACATTAAACCAGAGACCAGATTACCCAGAAACTACAACAGGTTTATAGGACTAATGGAGAGTTTATTTGAGAAAGGTGCTGTTCCAGAGGATCTTGAATTGCTTAAACTCGAGAAAAAGACGTTGAAAGAACTAATTGAAGAAATAAACCCAGACGCTGTATTCATAATGCACGAAGATGGAGAATTGATGATACCAAAGAACTTTGGAAAGTTACTGGACAAGTTCAAGAAACCCGTTGTTATTGTTGGAGGATTTCCTCATGGTGATTTTAGGAGCAAAATCGATGGAATCAAAATTAGCCTATACAAAGAACCCTTAATGGCCTGGACTGTGGTTAATGAGGTCATAGTCTCGTACGAATGGGAAGTAATTAAAAAGTTTAAGAAATAAATTTTAAAGGCTAGCTATCAGAATAGGATCCTAACTTTGGAGGTGGTAATATGGCTAGAAGGACTCTGTACTTCGTCTCAATATTTATTGCCTATGTTATAGGAATATGGACATTCACACTGGCATCGAGGGTATTAATAACAGGAGGCTTAAAGAATCTAATACTTTTGACAATATTTCTAGGGATGATAGGAGGGATAGCGATACTTGAAGCAAATGAAATAAAAAGAAGACCCTACCGGATTCATGAATTTATGACAAAGTACGCTAAAACTCCTTCAGTCTCAATAATCCTCCTAACGTTCCTATTGATCTTAACGGGTGTAATATCTCACTACACTGGTATGAGCTTGGAAAAGATAATGAATGTTTCGATTCCAGTAGTCGGAGTTTTAATATTGTTACTTGGGTTAATATTATTGATATCAACAAAAACAAGATCCCTGGACATAATCATGGCATCATCAGTGCTAACTGTAATCCTTATAGTTATTGGACTTATATTCTTGAGAAGCCAAGCAAATGAGTTGGTAAAGAACGAGGTCTCGAGGTCGTTCATTTCAAACGTACTAGCGGCAACTAAAAGTTTGGAGTTCAAAGTCACACTACTCGACATCGAGCATGTATTCATAGTTTCAGTATTACTGTTTGGACTTGGAGTTGGGTTTTACTATATCATAGGAGGACCACTAGCGAGTTTGGAAGTTGACGTAAAGAAGGTCATTGGCATAACAATGCTTCTTCAGATAGCGATGTCCTTCATTGCCATTGGAACATTTGCATATTCCCTGGGAATAGCCCACCAACTGTTTAGAGACGCCTCAATGAGGGGAAAAGCTCAAGAGGC
The window above is part of the Pyrococcus sp. NA2 genome. Proteins encoded here:
- a CDS encoding ABC transporter permease subunit; protein product: MGAEFNIANKELYTAMKTKRFLILLFTYLLFLFLMIYFSREWGGEEYGYVSHYSMFGASGTVYRTPISSIFINNASLWAFFGALLGVLLGADAINKELVSGTIKVLLGHPIYRDQVINGKFIGNALALAMVIFIGFIFTISLALTFGIPMAGLSIARLLILSLLVLLYTLVFLSIGIMISSLIRSPETAMLIGIGITLFFILIYPIVSSQVARSIVGPMPECNPATVQEPVVVGTEPIAIGGSMNYCEDLWREWRENVQKWEKRLNILNPTMHFAQLMIYTFAGDEETNDYLPLGESLSYGINNFAILVVELLFPFSIAYVRFMTRDLR
- a CDS encoding pyridoxal phosphate-dependent aminotransferase gives rise to the protein MAISDKLDLISVSEIRRLFDIAAGMKDVISLGIGEPDFDTPEHIKEYAKEALDKGLTHYGPNIGLPELREAIAEKLKKQNGIEADPKTEIMVLVGANQAFLMGLSAFLKEGEEVLIPTPAFVSYAPAVILAGGKPVEVPTYEEDEFRLNVDELKKYVTEKTRALIINSPCNPTGAVLTKKDLEEIADFAVEHDLIIISDEVYEHFIYDDAKHYSIASLDGMFERTITVNGFSKTFAMTGWRLGFVAAPSWIIEKMVKFQMYNATCPVTFIQYAAAKALRDERSWKAVEEMRKEYDRRRKLVWKRLNEMGLPTVKPKGAFYIFPRIKDTGLSSKEFSELMLMEAKVAVVPGSAFGKAGEGYVRISYATAYEKLEEAMDRMEKVLKEKKLT
- a CDS encoding sodium-dependent transporter, yielding MEQRERWATKIGLILAMAGNAIGLGNFVRFPTQVAGNGGGAFMVPYFLALFLLGIPVMWVEWVQGRYGGKYGHGTLGPTFYLMARESLKPRWALIFGLIGGALAFATTTLLNSYYLHLIGWSAAYSWFSITGAYFGKNTAQFFSQYLSNHGLVFLFWGITVVLLGIAVGQGVSKGIERWVKVMMPLLYVFAIILVIYVFALGSPLGQPQWSTIKGFEFIWSPNWTYLKQNLWKVMLAASGQIFFTLSLGMSIIQNYASYLGPKDDVALSGLATVSLNEFAEVVLGGSIAVPLAVAYAPKIVPPEILAKGSDAALNWISEEFGLGFSYTSLPNIFVQMGSAGRFFGALWFLLLWFAGFTSAIAMYNYLTALLEEDLGIKRSTGTWIVFIIYFLLGIPVVYISGYLDQVDAWISFQLALLALFDIIVAVWLFKPSNFWRELHEGALINVPKIYKWITVIIAPIFIALPLFGTFKDLVSKTLGLPAKIAIISMLIIGAIEAYYSIKKKYGEELKKNEVIIKL
- a CDS encoding alkaline-shock protein codes for the protein MKSPEILKEVSENLKRASEKLGRVKVLENKKKEKAMKLLNEASENFLRLSSEVEVDNVEMAEFLRKRSVEIKNNSTDRAIERIGEKEYMKSVEKMNLYSKTAFYDFKRSMLMELKKFYRAFIFGMALYFVLSGLSTRPEFAMTALILAIPSILAMLSLQRRGYTGLMLAYAVSPIPIIQSAILIRMFHAVVTNPEAIRKAAEALGKSEEFIVLYSYAVIILSFLDFALLSYGLYGLSKHRYAFL
- a CDS encoding RsmB/NOP family class I SAM-dependent RNA methyltransferase, whose protein sequence is MLERLLKLGYSKLFADRYYQLWGERALRIAEAMEKPLPRCFRVNTLKISIQELTKRLNKKGFQFKRVPWAREGFCLTREPFSITSTPEFLTGLIYIQEASSMYPPVALDPKPNEIVADMAAAPGGKTSYLAQLMENKGIIYAFDVDEDRLRETRLNLSRLGVLNVVLFHSSSLHIDELGVEFDKILLDAPCTGSGTIHKNPERKWNRTIEDIKFCQGLQMKMIEKALEVLKPGGILVYSTCSLEPEENEFVIQWVLDNFDVELLPLKYGEPALTNPFGVELSEEIRNARRLYPDTHRTSGFFIAKIRKL
- the rpiA gene encoding ribose-5-phosphate isomerase RpiA; this encodes MEIEEMKRIAAKEALKFVEDDMVIGLGTGSTTAYFIKFLGDMVKRGEITDIIGVPTSYQAKLLAIEHGIPIASLDQVDAIDVAIDGADEVDPQLNLIKGRGAALTMEKIIEYRAGMFIVLVDERKLVDYLCQKMPVPIEVIPQAWKAVAEELAIFNAKAELRMGVNKDGPVVTENGNFIIDAKFPRIDDPLDMEIELNTIPGVVENGIFADIADMVIVGTREGVKKLER
- a CDS encoding metallophosphoesterase: MLFRKGLKIPKEVFDAPEKILHVSDTPTTFYPLLQDILDKIKPDVLIHTGDLADDIKLERRPWMRHEYEKALMRLREIITKFTVYIVPGNEDDPGIISSIFKNEIILIKPGFIVEIHGKKFALGHRPEDVKDKDADFKLYGHDPKSFFGLNGIHSINVIIYPGWNIVRIKYPDWVNYDRGYRILRGL
- a CDS encoding 16S rRNA methyltransferase — encoded protein: MEEKKRLHLIIADSELETVPSEILDHPAIINYAKRRKKKPEKIILDSTYHHAALRKLEDGERRGRPDIVHICLLNALDSILNKEDRLRVYVHTRNDYVIYIKPETRLPRNYNRFIGLMESLFEKGAVPEDLELLKLEKKTLKELIEEINPDAVFIMHEDGELMIPKNFGKLLDKFKKPVVIVGGFPHGDFRSKIDGIKISLYKEPLMAWTVVNEVIVSYEWEVIKKFKK
- a CDS encoding sodium-dependent transporter, whose translation is MARRTLYFVSIFIAYVIGIWTFTLASRVLITGGLKNLILLTIFLGMIGGIAILEANEIKRRPYRIHEFMTKYAKTPSVSIILLTFLLILTGVISHYTGMSLEKIMNVSIPVVGVLILLLGLILLISTKTRSLDIIMASSVLTVILIVIGLIFLRSQANELVKNEVSRSFISNVLAATKSLEFKVTLLDIEHVFIVSVLLFGLGVGFYYIIGGPLASLEVDVKKVIGITMLLQIAMSFIAIGTFAYSLGIAHQLFRDASMRGKAQEALSVYMEYFNPIWEEYRQPERFNPRITIESLYNIPDMLRHLKVKGSLGVILSLMGSIFLAGFTTVLVLLEVGSQLVMDVFQVNRRTSLVTVALLASILAGFASLGQIRTILIGTIISMAPIIGLVEFLPVIKLRRTVTTYALGAILLILGISNIVLITQLKNQYYNLGIIVGIMLLIPLAFNKLLLRTIIASR